Genomic segment of Danio aesculapii chromosome 25, fDanAes4.1, whole genome shotgun sequence:
GCAGACGGCTTATTTACCGCCAGACCAAAGTTTTTTTGTGCTTGCTTTGAAAGTTTGTtctttataattatgttttcagAGTTTTCCAGAGGGTCGGTCATTATGCTTTGCTTAAGATCTTTTGTTATCTTTATTCTTGTTTAAAAGGGTAACTTAGGAAAGATTAaccatttgatacattttttatttatttatttatttttttaagtacagtAGTTCAGGAAGATTTTCTGTaactaattttttttgtttcatcgGTAGGTTAATTATATTCCTTTATTTTCTaggttttttaatgtaatttttggtTGTTTCTTTGAGTTGATGTCAGtgatttggtggaaaaaaacacacaaaatgacattttcaatataaaaagtaactgtggactggatttttgtACCTTTTATCAAACACCTGGAAGTgtaaaacaacattgcctttaatgcaatgtttttgattgattttcattttttttcttcctaatttactgttggtggctgtttttctcccattgacttccattatgacCACATTGGTTTGATTACAAAatcatgacaccaaataatcaaataattccctgttggaaagaggtaaaattagtaattttcactgttgatcatcagttggcactattaaccctttaaataggcctgtgcaaaaaaagcgtAGTTTCTGGATTTGATATGGATTATAACAGCAATTTAAAGTATGAGAGTGGCCCTTTGTGCAAgtcaaaatatgcaatatttatgcatctcagctctcagaactacatggagtaaataaaaacaaagactgtgtatttatgcgcCATCAaacgtggttataatggaagtcaatgtgggaaaaacagccaccaacagtaaattagggagaaaataaatcaaaaacaatgcattaaagccaatgttgtttcacatgtacaagactttgataaaaggtgaaaaaacactgAGGTTGTTGACAGATGTGTGCAAAAAATttttttatctgatgcatttttacagcagtttaattcagtgggtGTTTTcatacataacataacaaaagggtagtacatttgaacagtgtaAAAgggttaaaaacattttatttttcatgacttttaagtcttttttttcagtgtacagtgaaTAAAACAGAAGTTTGGTAAACATAAGAGCTGCTGAAGTGAGATGTATGCCTCATTTTGAGACCAgcctttaaaataatgtattataattgAGATCTCCTGACAAAAATTGGAAAAGTGTCACAAAAGGAACACTTAAAAGTgcatttaagatattttctttacaTCAGGCTGACAAATACTGCAATAAAAGCACATTTTCTGAATTTGTGTTTTCTCCTGCAGTGTCTTGTATTAAACATCTAATTATTTACCAATAAACAGGAGTATAAATCATAGACGACACACAGAATTTCAGTACTTTTGATGATTAAACTAGTCAGGATGGAAGATAAAACCCTCTTTTTAACACAAATTCACCGCAGCAGGGCCTTTCCAACAGCCATAATTCATCTGTTTCAAAATGAAGTGTAATTGAGAATGAAGTGGGCGGCCTGTTCTTTCCCTTTTCTTTCTCCGTTTTTAAAACATCACATTTAAGGCTTAACTCTTAAATCCTCTTCATACACCATAGAATCCCTGAACTCAGTGACATTGCGTTGAGTTGGAAGGAAGCCCTGCCCAAACTTCAACTGTGCTGGTTACAGTGCTAAGGTCATGCTGGAGCACAATGTAAGTTTGTGGCATGTTTGAAGTGAGTTTTAtgggatatatttaaaaatcagaAAACTTATTGACCTGGTGGCCAATAAGTGAACTGCAAGTGATTCAATCcgttcttttttttaatctttcacTTATAGTAAAATAAGTTTGCAGCAATCATTATGAACGTCCAGATGTAAAGAGATGCTTTAGCAACATTTTGGTtgcgctgtaaaaaatgctggggtccacaataattccttcatgttccttcaaatttaagtagattgaaaataaaacaattaagttgccccagaATAAACTCAATCATTGAgtttgattcagctcattttaaataagtagtttgaacaagcagcatagGCCAAGCAGGTAGTGctttgccttacagcaagaaggtcgctggtccgagcctcggctgggtcagttggcctttctgtgtggagttctccccacgttctccccatgttctttCCACGTTCCCGTGGGTTTTCTCGGGGTTGGACTTGGGTCAAACATTTTTATGAGCTGTTGGACAAGGGCAGGGCTACAGCCTGTGTGTCTTGGGCCAGGGCCGAGCTAGGGTTTAGATTTAAGGCCCGTGCAGGGCTCTACAAAGATGCACCAGAGGACGGCAATAATAAATCAACCAGCAGAccgacaaagtccctttaaggcaggtcatttcactcggcggccatctttgaaacgcctctcgggcagtatgcttgggcattctgtttgaatggagaaacatcaaattctccaaaattgcttgccaggcttatgattgaatttcatattaggaattaccaataaaattaaacaacaagcgtccctttagtttcatttctaaatgtccaaATCACACAAGATCTGCaaaaactcacgtctggtccaagcccctcccctggaggactgttagtctatagcgatcgatgattggctcctgtattagaaggggggcttttttcaccatataTCGATCAAGGATTGGCTCCTGAACTAGTAGGCGGAGATTTATTccccatattgacagttacacttttccccattcaaaaagatacgagtgacacgtcttgtgtattctatagtctttgaaaccgatcacattaaaaaacatctgaaatgttgtttaatcattctaaaacaccttcgCCAAAGTCCACCATCGCAGTGGTTTAGTATTATGACCTCCAAAACTGTCTCCTTTTTCCCCTCGATACAGAGGTCACTCAGACACCTTGCTGCTTCCAGGATTGGTCTTTTGTCTTCATAGTTGTGCAGTCAAACGATCACAGGTCTCGCTCTCAGATGTTCACCTTCGTTGCTCGGTTGTCCAGTATGGTGCACTCGGTCCAATTTGATCCGTCTGTCCTTTGCATTCATATTCAACGTAGTCAGGATccaagtctcaaaaaaaaaagctatcGGACCATTCTGATATTCTGATGCCGACTTCTATTTTCAAGGTCTTCTATACGTTTGAGTGCTTTCTGCAAGGATGTCTCGAAAAAATGAGTTGGATCCTCTCGACCTGAttaaggacacaattctcatataaaacttggGGATTAAAGCATTCATCGTGCCCAATAATTTTCCAtcctgtctttaagagatgcattAACTTAGATTTACACTGTTcagataggttgccaaaccacactgtgataccatacctgacaacgctttcaagaactgctttataaaacaacatcataagcttcttgttcactccaaagagttaattTGTACATGTTTTATGTGATATCCAGTTTTGCTCATAAATCTAATGTggatctttagatggaaacagtGTCTCAAATATACTCCATAACCAAACTATCAAGACAGTGTATTTTCATGAGCTTGGCAGAAAGCTTGACGCTGGTGAAATGCAGAGCTTTTTTAACATTTGCATAGCTATGATCAGATGCCTTATTAACTGCTGTCACTATTTGAAAAGTTGACCAGAAGTTTACCTTTCCTTGAGCGTTTTCCACAGTTTTAAGTTCCCCATTGCATGTAGCTAGAAATATCTATGCGCATCACTGGCGCTTCCGCATCGCACGCATTAAATCAAGTTTTTTCTAAAGCAGGCCCGAAGCTCTATGCGTGCTAGCTATGATGTGAAAATTGGCCTGAAGTCTGCCCCTAGGGGCATAAAAAAATTGGGCCCCAATGGGCTCAGGCTCAAACGCAGGCCTCTACATCTTTGTATTTCCATTAAacgatttttatgcattttttttccctaaaatgtgcataaaataggcGAACTGAAACAAGGTTAATCTGAATGTGAGGCCATAGTTTGAATTGAATCACACCCTGATGATTTTCTCTGCAAAAACCTCATTCACATAAAAAAGGGCATTGCCAGCTATTTGAGCATTGTCGatataaatgtgatttaaaaaatcttacatgtcgtcttgggctgcacaatatattgtttcagcatcgatatcgtaatgtgtgcatctgcagtagtcacatcgcaaagatatgcaatgttaactctggattatagttgaccaggagccacagaatagtatttaatcactgtatttgtacggaatttatatgatttgtgcaacaacaacaaaaatgtttttcttccttagaactttttgtcttatttctagtctcCAAATCtgacatttcaaagtgaaaacaagattatttagctcaCCCCACTGGCAAATAATTTTGCCTGTTTTCAGGGAAAAAactcttattattgtcttattataacaagacaatatttttttcttgaccTAAGAattttgtttagatatttggactagaaataagacaaagcattataagaaaagcatttctgcTTTGTGTTTATCAATTTCTGCACCTGAAAAATGCTAGACtcccccagaaaaccatcaaatagtgctattcaaactatcttgtgaaactgtatttacaTCGCAATGTTTATCGCAGGATAatgaaatatcgcaatatcagatttcaCCAATATCGGGCAGCCCTAATCCCTTTAAATGATTTTGTAAGCTGTTATAAAATGCTGCAGAAAACATTTTTGGGCATAACACTTGTTCATTTTGCTATTCTTGCAATTTGCACTGTGAAATTAGTCAACCACAAAATACATTTGATACTGAAAAGTCCCTTGTGACAAGAAAATGAGATAAGCAGAAATGACTTAACAGCAAATTCCAGTATGTCTGGTATGTTTAATTGCTGGGGTCTCACTGAAATCACTTCAGTGTTTCTCTTTAGTGTAAGCAAACAGGGATTCACGCATCAGCTCCTCAGAAGAATGAATAAACAGCAGTGCATGGCACACACGTTTAATTCCAACTGCACAACGTGTTGATCTGCTTATGCAAAACAATCGTAAAAGCTGTTAGTCAGTGAATCATTCTAATCAGTCAGCAGGTGAAGATGGAAGTGATTAGCACTTATTTTTAAACCGTTAGCTTCCTACTGTAAATGTTGCACAATAAATAATTCTGAAGACGATAAAAGACACCATTTAGTCAAACGTTTtgagttttgtgtttttcttagTTTCAGGAACTCACTTTTATACATGAAATATTGCAGATTCTCACAtgataaaattgatttaaaagattgatgactcatcctgcactgCATAGTTTTTTGTCCAATCAGATGTTCTCTGAAGTTTCACGCCCTCTAACATCAGTGGAAGAAAATAGTACATTGGTTTGTACATTACAGTTGCACTGGTCTGATTGTATTACTGTTAACATGTAAACAAAAACTGTGGGCGGGGCAAATCAGTTGAATAACAAAATAATTCTTTAAATTCGAGAGCATCTGATTGGACAAAAATCAACATGGTGGAGGATTTCCGAGAAAAGGAATACAACACAATCTTCATAAGTATCTTATGTTCTGATTGATTAATTAGTGGCTATTGTTTTTGctaaatttgtacatttatgatCTGCTCAAGCACCAGCGAAAAGCCTTCTTGTTTTCTGTACAAATTAAATCATACAAATAGCCACTAATAGATCAAACTGTCAGATCAAAGACaagtataaaaattaaatatgtgtaGATAATGTTCAGAAAGAGCAAAGCTGCATGAACTAAAAACCCACAAAACTCAAATTGTAACTTTTAAACTTAAGGCTACGTAACACAATTACATAGTTTTGGAATAACATTAGTCAGCACACAGTGGACACCTCTCAGTCTATGCATTGGTTAATTTGCTCTAATTTTGTAAGTTGCACCTTACAAGCTATGTGTACAAGTGAGGCAATAACAGAGTGAGGCGATCATAACACTACACTGGTATCATTTACATGCCTTCCTCTCTTATAAAGAGAGAAATCTTAAATAGAGGCGCAGTGTTCCCTGAGTTCGCGCAGTTTTGAACGACTCCCGCGATTTTTGTCACACGAGTGACTCGCAAACAGGCGCGTTATTATCCGAGTCCTGGCTGTGCATTGAACTCAGCCCGGTGTCCGAATCGTCGTCATTGGTGCATGTTTTGGACATTCCCCTCGCCTGCTCCACCCAAACATTGTCTACTGAAGGCAGTGTCTCTGCTTCTCCCTCATCTTTACCGTCCTCGGCCTTTTTCTCTTCCAGCTCATCTAATCTGTGAACCTTTTCGAGTAAATCCCTGAACTCCCGTTCTTTCGAGTCCAAAAGCTCCTGACTCATGTCCAAGTCGGTCTTCACCGTCTCCAGATCAGTATTCAAGCGCAGCCCTATGTATAAACTCGTATCCAGTTGAGTTTTGATCCTCTCTTCCTCTAACTGAAGTTCGGTGTCTGTCAGGTGTTCCGGGAGCGATTCCTCAGCGACTGAAGACACCTTCAGAGGCGTTTCATCTCCAGAGCTCTCCGCGTCTTTGCCTGAAAGCTCCGCTTTTCTCCTCCTCATCCACCTGTGGTTGAGCTCCTCTTGTATTTCCCCGGTCAGGATCTCCATCAGAGCTTCCCTCTCGGTTAGTTCCTCCTGAAGTTGAATGACTTGGTCGCAGCGGGACGCGTATTCCTCAAACTGCGCAAAAGCCGCGTCCGATCGTGCGCTCGAGTCTCCTTGGTCCAGCAAATAAGTGTCCTGAACATAGTTCACGCCGTGTATTTTCATTCTGTCGAAGTGAACTTTTGATTCAAACCTCTCGATTTCGCCATCCAGCTCCTTTATCCGCTGTACCTGCTGTCGGATAGTATGATCCTGGGAGATAATAAGATGAACGAGAGTTTCCATCTTGTCCGCGGATTTGTCTTTCGAAACTTCTTCTTTCCTCCTGTTTATTTTGTCCAGCTTTCTAAAAGCCTTGCGTACAATCCTCCGCTGTTTTTCCTGTGAAAATGGCATGGTGGTTCTGGAGGTGCAGGGGCTTTCCTTGCTGAGCACGACCCGCGCTTCTGCGCTCCTCGGCCCGCTGTTGGGCAGCGATGCGTCGCTCCGCACCAGGACGAAGCGCACATTCTCCTGCTCGTCCCCCCATGCGCTCCACAGCCGTAAGATTTTCGTTTTATTCGGCAGAATCCGCTCAAACCCCCTCCATTTCTCCACGATGCAGTAGGACTGCGGAGGACCGCTGAGCATCGCGCCCTGTTGGAAGTTCTGGTCCTCCAGCAGCACTTTGACTACATCCGCGCAGGTGGTGCGTCTGGAGAGTCCGGACACCAACTTTTCCTCCCGGCAGACCCACACCGAGATCTTACTCTCCTCTTGTTCCATCATTATTTACATCGAATGCCCCTTGACCGGCTTTGTCTTTTAATTTCACATTCGTTAAGTGTTATACGTGGTTTGTAGTAGTTTCTAGTAGAGTGCCGGAGAGTGCGCGCGCGCTGACAGATAGAGTTGTGTTTGTCTGAACTCCTGCAGCAGCGGTGTTTCTGAGCGCCCAGGCTCCGCCCACTCAGACATGACGACACTACTGCTCTACTCATTACTATAGCAGAGCGAAACTCTTCAGTAAAGCCGCATGAGGTTTCTGGCATTTTTAGAGCGGAAAATAATCAAAATAGTCCTTCAGTGACTGAATAAAAATGTTGATAACTGAATTTTTGAATCAATGAAAGCAAACAAATCTTTGTTTTGAGGTTTTGAAAGGCATATAAAAATGtagaataaaaatatagaaaataataacattattcaaatgtaaaattaatgcaaaaatgaaatgtaatttaaaacttgctaaaaagTTTGCGTCTTATTTTGCCTTTTGCAAATATTTACATCATACAAAACAGACAAAACTAAAATGCTGTCCTTGACCAACAAGTATGATTAGTTAAAAGTATATACAAATTATTACGTTATAATAACATAAGGGTAAAagttcagaaaaataaatataaaattcagaataaaacttttttaatatttacatcataaaaacaaaacaaaaacactgtatGTTATTTAATCAACGTGTAAAacttaataacaaataaattattacagTTACATTATTAAAACGTCAAAGTcaaattaatgcaaaaataaatgtgtaaaaatcaaCATAAAACACCATCTAACAAGCTTAGAAAACATTTCTACTTTGAGGACATCATATGTGATTTCTCCACACTGCAGACgtataacaataatagtaattttgCAGTAGTTCACTAGAGGagctttattcacacacacacacacacacacacacacacacacacacacacacacacacacacacacacacacacacacacacacacacacacacacacacacacacaccagaaggTCAGAGACTGTAATAAATCACCACACTgacattatgattattatgaggATGAGGATGATCATGACGATGCGGATGGTCAGATTTCCCATCGGTCAGTGTGGATTTACTGTAAAATCCTCAGATGATTAGAGCAGAAGTGGACTGTGATGCCATCAGGATTACAGTCAGATCAAATAAACATCAATCGCTCTCTCTATACGCTAACAATATTTATAACATAGATCTTTTATCCTAGATGgatcatatctatctatctatctatctatctatctatctatctgtctatctgtctgtctgtctgtctgtctgtctgtctgtctgtctgtctgtctgtctgtctgtctgtctgtctgtctgtctgtcactctatttatctatccatctatctatctaataaaatatcctactttttgtttgtatattttagtcacaataacaatattttttttacaaatagtaTCTCTACAGTatgtaaaactgatttttttttgctttatcatgtttttttgtagcacttttataaataaaatagattgttttattattattgtttattataatgtatttattaatatgtaaataatgatataatgtcattaatattcataaaattatagacttctactactaataataataatacttatacaaTACACAGTATCTTCATTTAGTATCTCTATATAAGTAATAATATGAATAGTAATAATATACAAGCATCATAATACtcatcatgtttaaaaatatcaCTACAACTAATGTTATACTATTGTTACTACCAATAATAATCtcctttttataaattaaaatacaccCTCTTTACATAATGATATATGTCTTATAGTTGTTATAACTGTTACCTTTATTGttgacattttaaattgtattcagTCTCTTCTTTATTAAAGAATAAATCGTGGGGAATAGAGCTGCAGATAAAACTGATGTAATGTCTCATTATTTGCAATGTACTGACATCTAGTGGATGTAAAGAACAGTACATTTGTTCAACAAGACATATTTAGCAAGTGTACACTACCTGgcaagtcttgtcacctatccaagttttagaaacacctaatactaacttgacttctagttgatcatttggtatcagaagtggcttatatgaaaggcaaagggctctagattacgcttattttaccaaaataaaatatgatcatgccttgattttgaattaggacagtaaaggtctgactttgctaagagaaaagtcttgtcacctaacagaaataatgtacagtacaaaaTATAAAGTgattgtgcagtggaaaaagaatgaatattgtgtttgacttccatgagcttggaggactgcatccatacatctctgtaatcactcaaataacttattgataaagtcatctggaatggcaaagaaagcgttcttacaggactcccagagttcatcaagattttttggattcgtcttcaatgcctcctccatcttaccccagacatgctcaataatcttcatgtctggtgactgggctggccaatcctggagcaccttgaccttctttgctttcaggaactttgatgtggaggctgaagtatgagaaggagcgctatcctgctggagaattagccctctcctgtggtttgtaatgtaatgggaagcacaaatgtcttgaaacctcaggctgttaatgttgccatccactttgcagatctcttgcaagccctcatactgaatgtaactccaaaccatgatttttccttcaccaaacttgaccgatttctgtgagaatcttgggtctatgtgggttccattaggacttctgcagtatttgtgatgataggGGGGcatttcaacagatgattcatctggaaaaatccaccttctgccacttctccaaataatcaactagaagtcaagttactatttgttgctcttacaactgggatcgacgacaagacttttgtcaggtagtgtattcatttatttcattattatttaaaacaaaaaaagtaaaaaaaaaaatctcaaaagacCAAGCACACCAGTTTCCAGTACAAACACTaaaagtttattttcattttcttttttgtatcCCTCGCCCCCCCTTAATGAAAATATACACAATTGAAAACAATTATTCGACATGAGTCCATCTATTAAAAACAGCTAGCCAAAACTCTTCAGTGCTCTCCGGGAAAACAGCCGTCACAGACATTAGTGTTCGGTTTCAATGCTCACTTTACTAACAGAGACATGGCTgacaaaaacaaagcaacaaaaacaCATTCTTGTGTGGTGAATAAGACCGAGATCCACAGTCCGATTTATTTCACCCAGAGAAATGAGGAATCTGTTAGCACTGATGTCATTAAATCATATATCACCCTTCccttatatacacatacacaacacCATTAATGCACTgacaaacaaaaagcaaacagCCACTTATGAGCTATCAGTTTCAGatctcatgattttttttttgactatgtCAAAGGCATTACGGTGATAGAATCCAAATCTGACtcgcattttcttttttttttttttggcgtcaAAATATTTCTGAGCTGGAAAAGAACACACAAAAGGCACTTTCAACACCTGTAGATTTCACTTGGCATGAATTGAAGTGATTGAATGTGTTTATTTCAACATGatttcacggcaattcgtaactttttaatttagaagctaattcgtatgaattcgtgtgatcgtacaatttagtacgattcgcTCCTCCCCTAATGATGgcatctttttaaaatcgtacacttttgtacaactgaactcttacgaatttgtatgaattcgcgactaaactaacaaaacgtaaaatagttacatttcctcgtgagatcaggctggtttatttGGTGTACAAGATTGAAACGTGACCTACTTCGGgataaaggggtagttcacacaaaagtgAAAAGTTACTCATTGTTACTCAcggtttatttatttgactttgaaCACATAAAATTTTATGATTGTTGGAAACTAGAAGTCGTTGACTTTagtagtaggaaaacaaatgcaatggaagtcaataaaGGTCATTATATcttatttaatctgttttaacagaaaataaaacagaagtagaaaatgagtaaatgatgacagaattgtcaattttgcatgaactattcctttaaggtcTGTTCACATTATGAATGATAACTATAACGTTAGCAAAAAAAGTTTTTGCTCCTGTCCCTTTAAAAgcaggatggattctgattggccgtTAGTTTGATTGGCAGCTTCCTATTTTTTTCTATCAATGTTTTATTAATCACAATATTCCGTACTTTAAAATAAGTAACGTTCATCAGtgttaaaatcttgatggttctgtggatctcgtcgatcaaatctgatcttttatttgtattatattggATAtacatcaggtgattggctaggccattctatagcattattttctttctctgaaagctttTGAGAGTATTCTTGGCTGTGTGTATCAATGTTTTATTAATCGCAATATTCCGTACTTTAAAATTTGTAACATTCTTTACGAGTCTTTATTGTCCATTTAGTTATCCTCCTCGTTGTGAACAGACTTTACGCTGGCACCACAAAAAATATGGTCTTTTTTTTGGACAATATACAAACTTTGTGAGGTTGTTCATGTTTTCTCACTATTATACAACGTCTGCGATTATGAACACTAAGGCACGGTATGCTTTGGTGATTTTGCTATGTAAATTCCCTTTCTCGTGTAGCCTGCTGGGGAAACACCGGTTATTAAAGCTGAAGTAAGTCATGTAGCAGCAGTGGCGCCACCTAATGGATTTGCCCGGGATGAAATAATTGCCCAACCTTGAAACACGCCACTGGTTGAGATTGTGTTGTGtagaaattaatacattttcacagcatgACAGTATTGAAGCTTCATTCCACcacagaatttttaaaaaaggaattgCAACTATTCAATCTAACAATTGACTTTTTCCCCCTCCCAAATGCaagattaaacaaaaaaaaaaaattgtttcagcAAGTTTAGCTCCTGAAATTCTGAGTAAAAATGTTAGAATGGTGATGTTTTCACTATTATATATCAGTATGCGAGTATGCAATTCATAATAGTCCGGTGTACagaggggaaaataagtattgaacacgtcatgttttttcctgggaataatatttctaaaggagctgttgacatggaaatgaagcagattttggtggcatccaaacaatacaaacattaaaacaaaacaaaaacaaatctgaaaaatgagttgtgtttaataacaatgaaatgacacgaagaaagaactgaactgaactactgaaatgtatttaatactttatataaaagtttttttttggtgatggcagcttaaagacacctctcatatggagaatgaagtcagatGAATTACTACAGTGTgagttttttcacagacttcaacagtgtgtaaaaatcctgatggttctgtgggtctcgtctatcaaatctgatctttattttttttttttattggattcaagtcaggtgattagctgggccattctacagctttattttctttctctgaaagcatttgagagtttccttggctgtgttttggatcattgtctagcTGAAATGTCCAGCCTAaatgttggactaaagcagctgatattaatttacaatgacgaagcgGGTTGgtgaagaactactgagaaatttcagctgctgtctgggcattcACTGTATTtccacacctccctttcttcatgtgttcaatacttttccttgtgtcatttcattttattacacatcacctcatttgtaaactaattagatttgttttctgtgcatatatggatttctttggttgttaccaagaTAGGGTGAAAATTTCAGGTCAACGACACCTTTAGATAtaggttttctgagaaaaaatagTTGACATGTTCAGTGCTTATTTTTCCTGCTGAATTTAGTTTTTCGACTCAAGCAACTTATGTTCTGACTTATAAAT
This window contains:
- the rassf10a gene encoding ras association domain-containing protein 10: MMEQEESKISVWVCREEKLVSGLSRRTTCADVVKVLLEDQNFQQGAMLSGPPQSYCIVEKWRGFERILPNKTKILRLWSAWGDEQENVRFVLVRSDASLPNSGPRSAEARVVLSKESPCTSRTTMPFSQEKQRRIVRKAFRKLDKINRRKEEVSKDKSADKMETLVHLIISQDHTIRQQVQRIKELDGEIERFESKVHFDRMKIHGVNYVQDTYLLDQGDSSARSDAAFAQFEEYASRCDQVIQLQEELTEREALMEILTGEIQEELNHRWMRRRKAELSGKDAESSGDETPLKVSSVAEESLPEHLTDTELQLEEERIKTQLDTSLYIGLRLNTDLETVKTDLDMSQELLDSKEREFRDLLEKVHRLDELEEKKAEDGKDEGEAETLPSVDNVWVEQARGMSKTCTNDDDSDTGLSSMHSQDSDNNAPVCESLV